A segment of the Alistipes sp. ZOR0009 genome:
TGCTTCGGCGGTGGTAATCTCCTTTTCCCACTCGTAGCGGCTAAGTCCGCTTTGCGAGGAGCGCCCCTTGATGGTGAGAAACCCGCTACCGCCCTTTATGCGTACCCGTACGGTACGATCGGGGTGCGAGCAGAGGTATCCCTGCGAGATGCGCTCGCTGCGCTGCGCCGCCTGGATGTAGCGGTCGGATTGTACGAGAAACTTTCTTTCTATTTCGGTTGGCATGATGGCTGCTTTTTGGTTGGATAAAGATATTCTTATTTTTCCGTTTCGATGTTTGGCGAGGCAGCCCTTATGCTGATGCCCGAGGTGGGGAGGTTGGCCTCGGTAAGCAGCCATTCCGACGCCGAAATGGGGTACTTGCAGCCTGATAAGCCCTGCTATATGCCCATTACACCGAGCTAGCCATCCCAAGTGCCTAACTTTGCCCTCGACAGAACGAACTACCACAACAACACAACAAACTACCAGAGCAACACAACGAAGTACCACAGCAACACAACGAGCTACCACAGCGACACATCAAACTACCACAGCAACACAACGAACTACCACAACAACACAACGAAGTACCACAACAACACAACGAGCTACCACAACGACAGAACGAAGTACCACAACGACACAACGAGCTACCACAGCGACACATCAAACTACCACAGCAACACAACGAACTACCACAGCGACAGAACGAACTACCAGAGCGACACAACGAACTACCACAACGACACAACGAACTACCGCAACGACACAACGAACTACCACAGCAACACAACGAAGTACCACAACGACACAACGAACTACCAGAGCGACACATCAAACTACCACAGCAACACAACGAACTACCACGGGAGTATTGCGGGAGCTGCATCTACCCTGTTTTTATAGGAAGGGGGAATTGCAGCATCCGCTTAGGCAGGAGCTGCCAGCGGAGGGGATGGGAGGAGGTAGGGGCTGCCAGAGGCGACATCCGGCGAAGCCTTAAAAAAAGAAGGCCCCCTAAGATTGCTCTTAGGGGGCCTGGTGGGCACGTGTGGCGTGCTTTATTTTCCGAATAGCTTATTCAGCGTGTTTTTGGCAGCATTTTCGAGCTGCTTTTTGGTGCTCTTTTTGGCGGTGTCGGCGCTGTTGCCTCCAAGTACCTTGTTAAGCAGCTTGTCGGCCTGCTTGTTGATCTCCTTGGTGGCCTCGGCCTTTACCTTGTCCTGAACGGCCTCCTTTACCTCGTTCTGAAGCGGCTTGCCGTTGGCGCTGGCTACGTTGATGAGCTTAAGCGAGGGCTTGGCGTAGGTGCCGGTTAGGCCTAGGGTGACCTTCATGTCCTGCGATCCGGTTTCCTTGCCGAGGTATCGGCTAAGGGCGCTGGTCATCTGCTTGGTTACCGCGTTGGCGGGCACCTCCATGTCGAGGTTGTAGCTGATGTTGCCGTCGAGGGCGGTGTAGCCGCTTACGGTTGTCTTACGGCCGTTGATGGAGATGTCGAATGGCTTAACGGACATCTTGCCATCCTTAAGGGCGGCCGACATGACGATCTCCTTAAACTCGTTGAAGGCGTTGGCGGCGCTGGACTTGGTGTACTGCGACATCAGCGAGGTGAACTTGGTATCCTTAAGGGTTCCGCTAAGGAGCTTGATAAGGCCGCCTCCGTTCATGGTGGTGATCTCTGGGGCCATATCCTTGGTTAAATCGCCCTTTAGGTTGAAGTTGAGGTCCATATTTCCCATAAAGAATTGGGAGATGGGGGCGTACTTCTTAACGGTTTCGAAGGTTTCGAAGGCTTTGGGTACGGATACGGCCTTAACGATGAGGTCGAGGTCGAACTTAGGCTTCTTGACGTTGGAGTCGAAGCTACCTTTTACGTTTACCTGTCCACCGATGATGCCCATGTTGGCGTCTTTGATGGTCATTATACCGTTGGCCATGGATACGGTGGCGTTTACGTTGTCGGCAACGACGTTGTCGTAGGTAAACTTGCCGATGTGGGCCTTCATATCGAAGCTGATATTCTTAGGGATCATGGATACGGCGATGGAGGAGTCGGACTTGGTTGGCTGCGCAGCTTGCTGCTTGGCAACGGCCTCCTTGTCGGCTGGGGTCATCCACTCGTTGGCGTTAAAGGTGGGGATGTTGACGTTAAGGTTGCCCCCAAGCACGCCGTTTGGCTTAAACAGGAATCCCATGTAGTTGGTGATGCTTCCCGTTGCGGAGATGTTGCTGCTGCCTACCTTGCTCTCGAACTTGGTGAGGCTGATGGAGGCTGGGGTAAATATTACCGCTGCGCTGCTGATGCTTACGCCCTGCTTAAAGGATGGGCTGAGGAAGCTAAAGCTGGATACGTTCATGGTACCCGACGCTTTTACGTTGCTGTAGCGCTTGGCGGTAACGTCGGAAAGCTTTCCGCTGGAGGCGAGGTTGGCCTTCACCTTTCCCTTAAGGGTCATGTCCTTTAGATCGAAAATCTTGGCGATCTTTTCGAGGTCTACGCCTCCAAGGACCTTGATATCCCATGCTAGGTCTTTTATGTTGCGGATGCTGCCGCTGGCGTTAAGGTTTTCGCCGGCGAGGAGCATCTTAAAAGTGCCGATCTGAACGAGGGTGTTCTCTGCCTTTCCGGTGGTGTTGGTGGCGGTCATGGCAAAGTTGAGGTTCTCGAGCGGGGTGGGCAGCAGCTTGTTTTGAACAAAGCCGTTGGCCAGCTTGGCGCTTGCGTTGAGGATGGGGAACTCACCCGTTTTGTCGTTGTACACGCCCTTTGCGTTAAGCGCGAGGTCGAATACGCCCTTGATGGTCATGCCCTCGATGGGGAATGCGGAGGTAAGCTCGCCGAGGTTAAGGCGGGCGTTAACCTTGGCATCTACGGGGAAGTTCTTTAGGTTGGCCACCTTTAGGTACCCATCGAATGGGTTGCTGCCAATCTTAAAGGCAAAGCGGTTGATGCTGATGGCGGTGCTTGGGATGAGGCCATCCTTGTTGTCGACGTTGAGGTCGATGTTGATGTCCTTAATGGCATCGGGCACCTTGGGGTACTTGAACGAGGCGTTTTTGGCCATCAGCTTTACGCCGAAGGCAGGTAGGAGGCTATCGCGCAAGGTTCCCTTGGCGTATCCGCTAAAGTCGAACTCGCCATCGGCCTTGATGTCGCCAAAGCTCTCGGTGTATACGCCAGGAACTAGCGATAGCAGCCCCTTGAAGGAGTTGTCGAGGGCCTTGAAGCGAACGTCCATGTTTATGTTCTTTTGGGCCATTTGCACCCAGCCGTCGAAGCCGAAGTTGAAGTCGTTTATCTTAATGGAGTTGTCCTTAAAGGTGTACTTGTTGTTGTTCATGTCCATGTTTACCACGAAGTTGAAGTCGAGGGATTTGTTGGACAGGTACTCTACGCCCCCCATGGCCACGGTGGCCTTGTCGGCGGTAAGCTTGGTGGCGAGGTCGAATACGTTTTCGGCCAGGTCGCCCTTACCGGTAATGGATAGGTTTTTGACGCTGGCAAACATCTTGGATTTTTGGTCGCTGTAGATGATGTCGGCGTTTTCGAGCGAAAGCTTCTTGAGGCGGAACTTTACGGGTTTGCCCTTGGTGGTATCCTCGGGTTGGGCCGTATCGGGCTTGGCCTTGTAGATGTCGTAGTTGGCCTTGCCGTTGGGAAGGACGATTACGTTGAGCTTAGGCTCGTTGAGGATGATGCTTTTTACCTCGATTCGTCCGGCTACCAGCGCCATGACGTTTACGGTAACCTCGAGCTTTTTTAGGCGGACAAGGGTGTCGCCCTTAAACTCGTTGCGCCCGGCCACGCTCAAATCTTCGAGGGCCAAGGTGAAGTTGGGGAAGTGCCGTAGCATGCCAACGCTGAGGCCGTCTTTGGGGAATGCCACGTCGGCGTCGATATTCTCGGCGATAAATTTATCCGCAGCTTGCTTAATCGAAGGCTTAAATAGGTAGGGTAAAAACAGCACGGCTAAAAATAGCACTCCAACGAAACTGCCTAAAATGATAAGAAGCTTTTTCTTCATACTAGTAATTATTGTTTTTGATGGGTAGGCCGCTGGCATGCCTTTTTATATAATTGGAGCTTTACTACACATAACTAAAGAGATAGGTGCGTTTTGCCCAGCAGCCAGCTTACTAAACCTTAATTTTTGATGCTAATTGTTCAAAACTAGTAAAAAACGGTCAGAGTTTATAGGTCTGTAGAAAAAACTCTTGGCTACAGGTTTGGCTGCTCCGACCGTTGGCCTACCTAGCGGCTAGGGTAGGTTGATGTATCCCTTGATGCCCCATCCGCTATACTTGCCGTTTTCGAAGCTGGCAGCTACCGACACGCCACCCATCATTAGGATGTTACCTACGCCGTAGCCAACCTCGGTGTAGCATACGTTTCGTTTGGTGACGTAGCCGCCTACCGATACGTTTTCGGTAAACATCTTCTTGGATAGGAAGGGCAGGTATTTAAGCAGTAGGCCCTGCGCCTCGTAGGTTGCGTGCCCCTCGGCGTACGACTTTGGAGTGGCGTACTTGTAGTACGGCATCAGGATAAAGGCGTTTTCGGAGGTGGTAAATCCAAATGGAATGTATACCGTGTTGGGGTGGTAGTAATCGGTAAGCTGCAGGTTGCCGCTGTTGAAGAACGTACCCGCCTTAGCGGTATACCTTAGATTGTTTATCATGTGTACGCTTACGTGCTGCTGTACGCCCAGCTCGAGCTGGGTGTGGTGGCTTACGCTTTGGTATGCGCCAACTCCCTGTTTAACCTTAAGGTTAAAGGTGGGCTTGTTGGCCGAGGTGTAGTACTTGTAGCCTCGGTAGTCGTACTTGTATCGGGGCGATGGGGTGTAGCTTACGTTTAGCAAAAGCGATGCCTGGCGGTAGGAGCTAAGGCTGCTGCCATCGTCGAATAGGTTGCTTGGCTTGTTGGAGTCGTAAACCGCATTCTTGTAGAGGAACGAGAAGTTGGTTTGGTTATCGAGCAAGGTATAGCTGTTAAAGGTGCTACCCAACTTTACGTTTAGGCCGTTGGCAACCTCGTACGACACTGCGGCCGAAATACCTTTGGTGTCGATAGTCTTTAGGTAGCTCTCCTTAAAGAAGAGCGCCGCTACCGTGTTGGGAAGTTTGTCTATAGGGCGTTCGGGATTGAGGTCGGTGGTGGCGATACTTCCTGTTACGGTGAAGTAGCCCTTATGTCGGGGGGAAAAGTCGTAGCGCAGGCCGGCGTTGCCCATTGCCGTTTTTCGGGCAAAGGAGTACATCGGTTTTACGGCAATGTTGAGGCGGTGGTTGGTGTCTAGCATGGTTTGGAACTCGAACTTGTTGGCAAGGGTAAACCCGTCAACAGGGGTAAAGTAGCTGGAGTTGCCAAACACAAAGCCGGTGGCACCTACGCTTGTTGAGCCCTTTTGGTATATGGTTCCGCCTATAAGGGCAGAGCTGGCGCTCCATTTAACCTTGTTCTTGGTGGTGTCTACGGGTGCGGCAACGCCTTTGGGTATTTTGGCGCTTATGGAGTCGGACTCGTGGCTGTACTTTATCTCTTCGTCTGATAGAGGAATGGGGCGTACCTGATTCCAGAAGGTGGAGTCTTGGGTGTTGAAGAGGGAATCTTTAACAACCTTCATGCTGCTTTCCTCGAGGTTGGTTAGCGTGTCATCGAGCTCCTCCTTCTTTTCGATAAGGGCGGTCATTTGTCGCATTTCCTTCATCGAGAGGTTGTCTTTGCTGGAGAGCTCCTCTATTTTTTTCTCGATGGTCTCCCTTTTTTGAACCTCCTTCTTGCTTATCTTTTTTGTCTTTTTTGTGGCAGCAGCTACCACCTTAGGAGCGGCAGCACCCTTCGTTTCGACAGAGGTGTACTT
Coding sequences within it:
- a CDS encoding AsmA family protein, with translation MKKKLLIILGSFVGVLFLAVLFLPYLFKPSIKQAADKFIAENIDADVAFPKDGLSVGMLRHFPNFTLALEDLSVAGRNEFKGDTLVRLKKLEVTVNVMALVAGRIEVKSIILNEPKLNVIVLPNGKANYDIYKAKPDTAQPEDTTKGKPVKFRLKKLSLENADIIYSDQKSKMFASVKNLSITGKGDLAENVFDLATKLTADKATVAMGGVEYLSNKSLDFNFVVNMDMNNNKYTFKDNSIKINDFNFGFDGWVQMAQKNINMDVRFKALDNSFKGLLSLVPGVYTESFGDIKADGEFDFSGYAKGTLRDSLLPAFGVKLMAKNASFKYPKVPDAIKDINIDLNVDNKDGLIPSTAISINRFAFKIGSNPFDGYLKVANLKNFPVDAKVNARLNLGELTSAFPIEGMTIKGVFDLALNAKGVYNDKTGEFPILNASAKLANGFVQNKLLPTPLENLNFAMTATNTTGKAENTLVQIGTFKMLLAGENLNASGSIRNIKDLAWDIKVLGGVDLEKIAKIFDLKDMTLKGKVKANLASSGKLSDVTAKRYSNVKASGTMNVSSFSFLSPSFKQGVSISSAAVIFTPASISLTKFESKVGSSNISATGSITNYMGFLFKPNGVLGGNLNVNIPTFNANEWMTPADKEAVAKQQAAQPTKSDSSIAVSMIPKNISFDMKAHIGKFTYDNVVADNVNATVSMANGIMTIKDANMGIIGGQVNVKGSFDSNVKKPKFDLDLIVKAVSVPKAFETFETVKKYAPISQFFMGNMDLNFNLKGDLTKDMAPEITTMNGGGLIKLLSGTLKDTKFTSLMSQYTKSSAANAFNEFKEIVMSAALKDGKMSVKPFDISINGRKTTVSGYTALDGNISYNLDMEVPANAVTKQMTSALSRYLGKETGSQDMKVTLGLTGTYAKPSLKLINVASANGKPLQNEVKEAVQDKVKAEATKEINKQADKLLNKVLGGNSADTAKKSTKKQLENAAKNTLNKLFGK
- a CDS encoding DUF5686 and carboxypeptidase regulatory-like domain-containing protein, yielding MRITRNTTYALLSIAAAVFSLKANGQVLGKVSNSKGEPIPFASVYIKEIMQGAPTSEKGSYILKLKPGSYNINFQAIGYKPQNRSIQVDDKAVTLNVTLEDATYELKEVVVSSKDNPADRIMRKAITNGQIFKSKLSSYTSDVYFKTNLKITKFSKIVKWLVPKEQKLPVEGKTYTMEIVNKLSYKTPNQYTQKTISMRTNFPDDDFSIPGLSIYRNNIYNETFFGAASPLGRSAFTFYKFQLVGSSQQNGNTTYKIAFSPRKSVGSYYSGTLYIVDNVYNITNAELTTTNTGIKYVFSISYEMINGTIPMPTTISSKMSGNIMGNIFGFAMTSSAKYTSVETKGAAAPKVVAAATKKTKKISKKEVQKRETIEKKIEELSSKDNLSMKEMRQMTALIEKKEELDDTLTNLEESSMKVVKDSLFNTQDSTFWNQVRPIPLSDEEIKYSHESDSISAKIPKGVAAPVDTTKNKVKWSASSALIGGTIYQKGSTSVGATGFVFGNSSYFTPVDGFTLANKFEFQTMLDTNHRLNIAVKPMYSFARKTAMGNAGLRYDFSPRHKGYFTVTGSIATTDLNPERPIDKLPNTVAALFFKESYLKTIDTKGISAAVSYEVANGLNVKLGSTFNSYTLLDNQTNFSFLYKNAVYDSNKPSNLFDDGSSLSSYRQASLLLNVSYTPSPRYKYDYRGYKYYTSANKPTFNLKVKQGVGAYQSVSHHTQLELGVQQHVSVHMINNLRYTAKAGTFFNSGNLQLTDYYHPNTVYIPFGFTTSENAFILMPYYKYATPKSYAEGHATYEAQGLLLKYLPFLSKKMFTENVSVGGYVTKRNVCYTEVGYGVGNILMMGGVSVAASFENGKYSGWGIKGYINLP